From Streptomyces sp. HUAS MG91, the proteins below share one genomic window:
- the tsf gene encoding translation elongation factor Ts has product MANYTAADVKKLRELTGAGMMDCKKALDEAEGNVDKAVEALRIKGQKGVAKREGRSAENGAVVSLIADDNSTGVIVELKCETDFVAKGEKFQAVANELAAHIAKTSPADIDALLASEIEAGKTVQAYVDEANATLGEKIVLERFAQFSGAYVTAYMHRTMPDLPPQIGVLVELDKADADLAKGVAQHIAAFAPKYLTKDDVPAEVVESERRVAEETTRAEGKPEAALPKIVEGRVNGFFKEVTLLGQPYALDNKKSVEKVLQEAGVTLKRFSRIKVGI; this is encoded by the coding sequence ATGGCGAACTACACCGCCGCTGACGTCAAGAAGCTCCGTGAGCTCACGGGCGCCGGCATGATGGACTGCAAGAAGGCGCTCGACGAGGCCGAGGGCAACGTCGACAAGGCCGTCGAGGCGCTGCGCATCAAGGGCCAGAAGGGCGTCGCCAAGCGCGAGGGCCGCTCCGCCGAGAACGGCGCTGTCGTCTCCCTCATCGCCGACGACAACTCCACCGGCGTCATCGTCGAGCTGAAGTGCGAGACGGACTTCGTCGCCAAGGGCGAGAAGTTCCAGGCCGTCGCCAACGAGCTGGCCGCGCACATCGCCAAGACGTCGCCCGCCGACATCGACGCCCTGCTCGCCTCCGAGATCGAGGCCGGCAAGACCGTCCAGGCGTACGTCGACGAGGCCAACGCCACCCTGGGCGAGAAGATCGTCCTGGAGCGCTTCGCCCAGTTCTCCGGCGCGTACGTCACCGCGTACATGCACCGCACCATGCCCGACCTGCCCCCGCAGATCGGTGTCCTGGTCGAGCTGGACAAGGCCGACGCCGACCTCGCCAAGGGTGTCGCGCAGCACATCGCCGCCTTCGCGCCGAAGTACCTCACCAAGGACGACGTCCCGGCCGAGGTCGTCGAGTCCGAGCGTCGCGTCGCCGAGGAGACCACCCGCGCCGAGGGCAAGCCCGAGGCCGCGCTCCCGAAGATCGTCGAGGGTCGCGTCAACGGCTTCTTCAAGGAGGTCACCCTCCTCGGTCAGCCGTACGCGCTCGACAACAAGAAGTCGGTCGAGAAGGTCCTCCAGGAGGCCGGTGTCACCCTGAAGCGCTTCTCGCGCATCAAGGTCGGCATCTGA
- the pyrH gene encoding UMP kinase, with protein sequence MTSTQAADKGDKSDDGKGAGRFLLKLSGEAFAGGGGLGVDPDVVHAIAREIAAVVRDGAQIAVVIGGGNFFRGAELQQRGMDRARSDYMGMLGTVMNCLALQDFLEKEGIDSRVQTAITMGQVAEPYIPLRAVRHLEKGRVVIFGAGMGMPYFSTDTTAAQRALEIDAEALLMGKNGVDGVYDSDPKTNPGAVKFDALSYGEVITRDLKVADMTAITLCRDNKLPILVFELLTSGNIARAVKGEKIGTLVGEQGTRA encoded by the coding sequence ATGACCAGCACCCAGGCAGCAGACAAGGGCGACAAGAGCGACGACGGCAAAGGCGCTGGGCGCTTTCTGCTGAAGCTCTCCGGTGAGGCGTTCGCCGGGGGCGGGGGTCTGGGTGTCGACCCCGACGTGGTGCACGCCATCGCCCGTGAGATCGCGGCCGTCGTCCGCGACGGGGCGCAGATCGCCGTCGTCATCGGCGGCGGCAACTTCTTCCGCGGTGCCGAGCTCCAGCAGCGCGGCATGGACCGGGCCCGTTCCGACTACATGGGCATGCTCGGTACGGTCATGAACTGCCTGGCCCTCCAGGACTTCCTGGAGAAGGAGGGCATCGACAGCCGCGTCCAGACCGCCATCACGATGGGCCAGGTCGCCGAGCCGTACATCCCGCTGCGGGCCGTGCGCCACCTGGAGAAGGGCCGCGTCGTGATCTTCGGCGCCGGCATGGGCATGCCGTACTTCTCCACCGACACCACCGCCGCGCAGCGCGCCCTGGAGATCGACGCCGAGGCGCTGCTCATGGGCAAGAACGGTGTCGACGGTGTCTACGACTCGGACCCGAAGACCAACCCCGGGGCCGTGAAGTTCGACGCGCTCAGCTACGGCGAGGTCATCACGCGCGACCTGAAGGTCGCCGACATGACCGCCATCACCCTGTGCCGCGACAACAAGCTGCCGATCCTCGTCTTCGAGCTCCTCACGTCGGGCAATATCGCGCGCGCGGTCAAGGGTGAGAAGATCGGGACGCTGGTGGGCGAGCAGGGCACCCGCGCCTGA
- the frr gene encoding ribosome recycling factor: protein MIEETLLEAEEKMEKAVVVAKEDFAAIRTGRAHPAMFNKIVADYYGALTPINQLASFSVPEPRMAVVTPFDKSALRNIEQAIRDSDLGVNPSNDGNIIRVTFPELTEERRRDYIKVAKSKAEDSKVSIRSVRRKAKEAIDKAIKDGDIGEDEGRRGEKELDDTTAKYVAQVDELLKHKEAELLEV, encoded by the coding sequence GTGATCGAAGAGACCCTCCTCGAGGCCGAGGAGAAGATGGAGAAGGCCGTCGTGGTCGCCAAGGAGGACTTCGCCGCGATCCGCACCGGCCGTGCGCACCCGGCGATGTTCAACAAGATCGTGGCCGACTACTACGGCGCGCTGACGCCGATCAACCAGCTCGCCTCGTTCTCGGTGCCGGAGCCGCGGATGGCCGTGGTGACCCCGTTCGACAAGAGCGCGCTGCGCAACATCGAGCAGGCGATCCGTGACTCGGACCTGGGCGTCAACCCGAGCAACGACGGCAACATCATTCGTGTGACGTTCCCCGAGCTCACCGAGGAGCGCCGCCGCGACTACATCAAGGTCGCCAAGAGCAAGGCGGAGGACAGCAAGGTGTCCATCCGCTCCGTCCGCCGCAAGGCCAAGGAAGCCATCGACAAGGCGATCAAGGACGGCGACATCGGCGAGGACGAGGGCCGTCGCGGCGAGAAGGAGCTGGACGACACCACCGCCAAGTACGTGGCCCAGGTCGACGAGCTGCTCAAGCACAAGGAAGCCGAGCTGCTCGAAGTCTGA
- a CDS encoding phosphatidate cytidylyltransferase, with protein MNDSSWGAPQTGPGYWGPADQDRAPAGPAYGQGPSYDQGRAPAGPAYERHAVEETRPMPIVPDMPDVPTGGGDDQDDRGAARLSGPLFRDEATPQAERPAPPSQTPQEPMTGAAPQPQPEPQPQPQKKSAGRDLGAAIGVGVGLGAVIIASLFIVKAVFVGVIAVAVVVGLWELTSRLDERKGIKAPLVPLAVGGAAMVVAGYVRGPEGAWVAMALTALAVLVWRMTEPPEGYLKDVTAGVFAAFYVPFLATFVAMMLTADDGAWRVLTFLILTVVSDTGAYAIGWRFGKHKLAPRISPGKTREGLFGAVLFAMVAGVLCMQFLIDDGTWWQGLVIGACVAASATLGDLGESMIKRDLGIKDMGTLLPGHGGIMDRLDSLLPTAPVVWLLLVLFVGSA; from the coding sequence GTGAACGACTCTTCCTGGGGGGCGCCGCAGACCGGGCCCGGGTACTGGGGGCCCGCTGATCAGGACCGGGCCCCGGCAGGTCCCGCGTACGGTCAGGGCCCCTCGTACGACCAGGGACGCGCTCCGGCGGGTCCCGCGTACGAACGGCACGCGGTTGAGGAGACTCGGCCCATGCCCATCGTGCCCGATATGCCCGACGTGCCCACCGGCGGCGGTGACGACCAGGACGACCGGGGGGCTGCTCGGCTGAGCGGTCCCCTGTTCCGCGACGAGGCGACCCCGCAGGCCGAGCGGCCGGCGCCACCGTCGCAGACCCCGCAGGAGCCCATGACCGGCGCAGCACCTCAGCCCCAGCCCGAGCCGCAGCCCCAGCCCCAGAAGAAGAGCGCGGGCCGGGACCTCGGCGCGGCCATAGGAGTCGGCGTCGGACTCGGTGCCGTGATCATCGCGTCGCTGTTCATCGTCAAGGCGGTGTTCGTCGGCGTGATAGCGGTCGCCGTCGTGGTGGGCCTGTGGGAGCTCACCTCGCGGCTCGACGAGCGCAAGGGCATCAAGGCGCCGCTCGTGCCGCTGGCCGTCGGTGGCGCCGCGATGGTCGTCGCCGGGTACGTCCGCGGGCCCGAGGGCGCGTGGGTGGCCATGGCGCTGACCGCGCTCGCCGTCCTGGTGTGGCGGATGACCGAGCCGCCCGAGGGCTATCTGAAGGACGTGACGGCCGGCGTCTTCGCCGCCTTCTACGTCCCGTTCCTCGCGACGTTCGTGGCGATGATGCTCACCGCGGACGACGGGGCCTGGCGGGTCCTGACCTTCCTGATCCTGACGGTGGTCAGCGACACCGGCGCGTACGCGATCGGCTGGCGCTTCGGCAAGCACAAGCTGGCGCCGCGCATCAGCCCCGGAAAGACCCGCGAGGGGCTCTTCGGCGCGGTGCTGTTCGCGATGGTGGCGGGCGTCCTGTGCATGCAGTTCCTGATCGACGACGGGACCTGGTGGCAGGGCCTGGTGATCGGCGCCTGCGTCGCGGCCAGCGCGACCCTGGGCGACCTCGGCGAGTCCATGATCAAGCGCGACCTGGGCATCAAGGACATGGGAACCCTGCTCCCGGGCCACGGCGGCATCATGGACCGCCTGGACTCCCTGCTGCCGACGGCGCCGGTGGTGTGGCTGCTGCTGGTGCTGTTCGTGGGCTCCGCCTGA
- a CDS encoding DUF6243 family protein, giving the protein MTDSKNINNPVGQGGGQRKKQSRAERQNNGPHRNLDRKRAADQKAELLRKMREKTGTAEGTAQADDDTAQS; this is encoded by the coding sequence GTGACCGACAGCAAGAACATCAACAACCCCGTGGGCCAGGGCGGCGGCCAGCGCAAGAAGCAGTCCCGCGCCGAACGGCAGAACAACGGTCCGCACCGCAACCTCGACCGCAAGCGCGCGGCCGACCAGAAGGCGGAGCTGCTGCGCAAGATGCGCGAGAAGACGGGCACGGCCGAGGGCACCGCGCAGGCGGACGACGACACCGCACAGAGCTGA